GATTGGCGGGGGGTTATTAATGTGTTACAGATTTACTTGGGGGGTGGGTACTCTTGAGCACCTCAATGTGTGCCTTTATGCCTGTGCTTCCTCGTGAGGTTGGCTTGATCCAGTTGCACGCTCAGGTCCCCTCCCTTTTGGCTGCCTTTGTTGCTGGGAATCTTCGTGCTCATGGACATCTGGCCTCAGTTTTgcctttcttttcccttctcgagttGTCCTCGGACTGGCTTGTGGAGGATGTGGAGATGTTGAGTGCCAGGCCGTCGTTTGGGGCGTTGGCCTCGGCGGCGTTGCTGAAactgtttgcgacgaggctccagGAGGCAGTGTGTCTGTTTTTTGCCTCTCGACTCGTGTGTCGGCAGGCCATCCTCACTCTCTCTTTTTAACTCGGCTTGGGGCCTGGCTCTTAAGTTTTCATCTCCTTTCTCTCCATTGTTGTTTTTGCACACGATAGTTTCTCAGTTTTACAGATGGCTTCTGCCAGTTGGCGCCCTCTTTCTAATTTGTTGGTGATCCGGGGTAGACATTCTCACACTTCTCGGATGGGTCATGTCAGGGCTCGGGTTTCGACAAGTCGAGGTGGGCCCTTGGTGCCAGCTTCTGAGGTGATGCCTCCTCCGGAGCCATCTTTGTCTGGTTGGCGCAGTGGTTGCACTGCATGTAAGTCAGCTTCTCGGAAGGGGCGCCGGCAGTTTCGCGCAGtgctggggggttggggggttggctctgtttgcccacgcctggtcccacgattcgtgggtgtTTTGGGTCATCGGGACCTCAGGGATGCGTATTGGCACATCCCAATTcacccggggttcagggactggttaggttttgtgTCTGGGCGGCATGCTTACCTCTTTAGTTGCCTTCCCTTCTTGCTGAATCTGGGACTTTGCATTTTCACGTATCTTACCCGGATCGTGGTGATTCGTCTGCATCTGCTAGGGGTtcaggttctggcctacctcgatgactgatTGATGTGGGCTTATGTGCtcgccagggatgtgaggttcttttccagctcgccgggttcggattCCTGGTGAACTGAAGGAAGTCCCATCTAtttccgtcccaggttcggacctggctgggcctcgtgtgggactctcggactgctTCTGTGTCTCTCCCTCAGACAGCATCGCTGCAGCTGTGGTCTAGTGGGGAACCTCTTGTTGGCTAAGATTCATTTGTGGGTCCTGGGTCACTTgacggttgctcgagcagttgtgcggtCACtcagccattgctccctgtgcctctctgaggggggccaggttctgactcttGGTCCCCGATAAGCAAAACCCcattgactgaagccccagactaatatagcgtatatcagtccaatagctccagggagcctctggggctcacccagaaaatggcatttcatttgaCACTGGTTTTTTCTCAGTTTTAGGTTGATCTCTGATTACAAGCTGCTTTTGCCTGAGAGAGAATCAGATTCTTGTCCAGTCTTGTGGTAGACAAGGGTGGGTATCAGGCCTGGTGCATCTTCCTTCAGCATGCTGTAATCTCTTAACTCTGGAAGCTACTGAGGACCCACCAGAAAAAGCATTTTATTACCTTCAATACTTTATTTTAATGTAAATAACCTTTCACTATAGTACTCTCATATTTTTCTTTGGGCTgatgcctcttcccccccccccaccccaaagaAATTGGTAAATAGGGCAGCTATAATGATACAAATAtttaattaccacttttttaaacCCCCCTAACATATTTCTGGTAATTACAGACACTATGCACATACTGACTGCCCAGGACATGCTGATTATGTGAAGAATATGATTTCGGGTGCATCCCAAATGGATGGAGCAATCCTAGTGGTAGCAGCAAATGATGGACAAATGCCACAAACACGAGAACACCTCTTGTTGGCTAAGCAAGCAGGAGTGAAGAAAGTTGTTATATatgtcaacaaagccgacctTGTAGATGATGAGGTATTAGAGCTAGTTGAGATTGAGGTTCGAGAGTTGCTGGATGATTATGGTTTTGATGGCATTAATGCTCCTTTTGTGAATGGATCAGCTTTACTTGCCCTACAAGGTGATCAAGGGCCTTATGGAGAAAGCAGTATTCTCAAGCTTGTGAAAGCTCTGGATGAATATGTATCAATTCCAACCCGAGATCTTAAATCTCCATTTATGCTCTCGATAgacaattactttaatgttccagGCCGTGGGTCTGTTGTTACTGGAACCCTCAAACAAGGTGTCATAAGAAAAAATGATCCAGCAGAGTTACTGGGATTTGATCGCCAAATCAAGACTGTTGTTAGTGACTTACAGGTAAGAATTGTGTAAGTATTtactgtattaaaaaaaaattcagattactgtacagtggtacctcatacttacgaatttaatctgttcccagaggcggttcgtaacccgaaaatttgtaaaccgaagcgaattttcccataagaaataatgtaaattgaattaatccattccacactcctgaaaatattaacttcaaagtaaattttatacttaattcacccaaatctttagtactaaattatgtacaagttattacttacctttattgatgactgttcttggcgtatggaagatggtgaggaggggagagggagatgtgttagtgtttggaagtggAGTCCCCCCTCCATTAAGACATCAGGCAATGATGACttatctggggtactctctctctctcctacgtttttcaGGAGTACCTTTagaacctggttgtggctcactgcttgcttgtcttactaagaatctgtctaaagacacttgtttttccttacattttaacacttgtctgtagtgagacatcacattgtcatttaaaaggtcaatgcaacggcctgctacagctttatctgggtgagttttttcaacaaaacttcgcagttcttcccatacttcacacattttcttaatgagaaaGGGACATATTCTGCTGCCTCtattcacaactattttcttaggttgaacttaccactgactttcttgggacccatggcgagatttatAACTATTACTTTTTATGTTCAAATACTCAAAAATCCGAAAAACACTTAAATTCTTTATAAAGAAGTCAGGCGCGGttgtcactaggcgggaggcactggtaaagtGAGGTGCAGTCGCCGTGCcacaacgcgctaggtcggccatgCGCGTATCGACAAAATACGTTACCCGAGACAAAGTTCGTAACACAATTCGGATTTTAAGAAGGAATTGGGCTCATAACCTGAAAAGtttgtaaagaggggcattcgtaaaCCTAGGTGTCACTGTATTTGTTAATATGCAAAATGACAAGATTTTTTTATagttaaaagcagaacttctcataAATAATGGACAGGAAATTTTACTCCTTTATATCTATATTTAGCAGCAATATGAAATATAATGAACCACCTCTTTCTTGGCAACCCTTGATAACTCTACAGAGCTTAAGACTCTTGTACCAGGCCCTTGAACTAACACAGCTCTTCTGGAAATCAAAATCAGAATCTGGTAAAATCTCGAGCAAAAACCTGGTATAGGGTATATGGGGAAACTGAGTAATTCTGTACTCACTATCACCATAGAGATGTGAACGCTTCCAGTTACGATTGTAAGCAATGATGTGATAAAGGTGTTAGTGAATGTAAGTGATGATACAGTACAGATTATGATAATTGTTACTGTGAGAGGGGTGTATACCTAATATATAGGCCTATAGTAATATGGGACTACCCCAGAGCAAGGGAACTCAACCTCACAACCTTAGACGAGAGAACAAACAGAAGGgatatgatcactatatacaCAACTTTGAGGAAAATAAGTGATATGGACAAGGGCAGCCTATTTAAACTGATAGGAGGTAAGATGAGGGGACATCAATGGAAGCTGATTACACAATTGTGTTATAAAGATGTAAGGAAATTCTTTTACCCTGTATGGGTAATGTGGGTGTGTGGACTGCAGATTTGGAAGAAGTTGTCAAAGTCAttttcatccacaactgtaagaaAACATATGTTCGAAACTTCAATGTCAGAGATGTAATTAGTGTTTCAGAGTAATAAATGACTAGAAGGAATGGCATGAAAAGCTAGATCTCACTTTCTTGAGGTAACTAATAGGTAAATGGAACAAAACATCTGAACGAACGACCAGCTATGGGAGACACGAAAAGTACAAAATGCCCCGTATACTAGGGTAGCGGCTAACAGCCAAAACCACAAAGGTATAGGTCTACAGCAGCTATCACAAGGGTATAGACACAAGTTTGCCATATACGAAGATAATATATATTATCAAGTCATGTGTTAACACACATCTTggaaatggtccaggacagactgaaatgttgtcgtttcttcatctctgatgtgtggtttggtcatcatatctttagccacgttattgtgactcattgtctgcattTGTATACCATGGAAGGTGATAGAGAAGAAGGTGAGAAAAACCTTGTAACACATCTGaagagaaggaactttgtaacatatcaccaacatgggttcagcgaTGGCAAGTCATGTCTcataggtttaatagaattttatgaccaggtgaCCAACATTAAGCAAACAAAAGAAGGGTGAGCAAGCTGcaatttcttggattgtcggaaagtgtTTGATAGTACTGTACTCCATTAGAGGctgttgcataagttggagaaacaggcaggagtaacaggtAAGGTGcttcattggataagggagtacctatacAACAGAAAACAGTCATTGTGATGGGGAAACCTCAGAATGGTgagatgtcacaagtggagtcccacagggttctgcacttggacctatcctgtttctgatgtacATAAACTATCTcctagaaggtatagactcatttctctcaaagtTTATTGACACtgccaaaattatgaaaaagATTAAACTAGAGAAGAACAGtaagagactacaagatgacctggacaaaatgaaGGAGTGATCTAAGAAATGGCTACTAATGTTTAGCTGCAGCAAGTGttaagtaatgaagataggtgtagggagcagggggccagacacatgttaccaattgggagatgaaatccttcaggaATTTGGAAAAGAAAGATTTGGGTAATGATATCATGCTAGACCTGAAactcacatcaaaaggatatcatcaatgACATATGTAAGGCTGGCCAACGtattaaaaacttgtgtaaggagtcattcaaaatcttgtatgcctcatatgtcagacaaatcctggagtatgcagctctagtgtggagtccatatctagtcaagtacaagacaaagttagaaaaagTTCTGAGTATGCCACCAAGTTAGGCCTCGAGCTGAAAAGTATGACCTACGAGGACAGACTACTGAAAGTAAAGCTCATGTCACTGAAAACAGAAGAtttaagggagacatgattaccacccacAAAATTCTtaaaaattgacagggtagataaagacaaactatttagtatAGTTAGCAGAGAAGGAATCTCTGGTGGAAAATTGGAAATACGAATCAATGTCTGGGAAAAGACCCCTGAAACCCACTTGGATTGAAATAAGCAGCTTGGGGCACACAAGGAAGAAGTAATAAACATACATGTACCTGAGACATAAATAATGACAAAATAAATGCATGGGCCCCCCTTCCCATTTTACCCTGTGGGACAAAATGTCTAAAGAAATGCCAACACCACTTCACTATGACCAGGAGGTTGGTGCATCCTAATGGGCACCGGGTATGCAAGTGAAGGTGTAGTAGGTTGGCCACAACCATGGGTGACCAGGGCTGCCATCTGGTAGCCCTGGTCACCCATGACCAGGGCTACCAGGGTGAGCGGAGTTGGAGTAGGATTGTTTTACCACCAACTGTTATTTGCCTGGTTTTCTTACTTTTAATTTCTTATCCAGAGTAGTCGTTTGTTTCATTTTACCTGTGCTTTCTGTAATGGTTTTCTTGGTTTTAGCCAGA
This sequence is a window from Procambarus clarkii isolate CNS0578487 chromosome 80, FALCON_Pclarkii_2.0, whole genome shotgun sequence. Protein-coding genes within it:
- the LOC123746367 gene encoding elongation factor Tu, mitochondrial isoform X2 is translated as MYCVGGAARRVWARVPAPTLAHAHLSAPTLAHTCGTSWKTVLGGINENVSKIVTLRWFSASSKEDKPTCNVGTIGHVDHGKTTLTAAITKVLQKSGLSSFVSYDQIDRAPEEIKRGITINTAHIHYSSDLRHYAHTDCPGHADYVKNMISGASQMDGAILVVAANDGQMPQTREHLLLAKQAGVKKVVIYVNKADLVDDEVLELVEIEVRELLDDYGFDGINAPFVNGSALLALQGDQGPYGESSILKLVKALDEYVSIPTRDLKSPFMLSIDNYFNVPGRGSVVTGTLKQGVIRKNDPAELLGFDRQIKTVVSDLQVFKKSVPVVEAGQNMGALLRGVKLEVLMRDLKLPYTF